GCACTTTTTACTTTATGCTGGGATTGATCTAGACCTTGCCAAAGCAATGTAACTGCTTCACCGGTCTACCAAGAATACTAATTCATAGATGAGGAACATCAAACTTTCTCGCTGAACCAGTAGGTAGTCCTCATAATAGCAGTGAAAGCTGCTAGGATATCTTACAAGTCGACTGGTCTATCGTCTCCGACATTCTCTTAACAATAGGGTAGGCGTCGATACAGGCACCCTTGGTTTTCATGATTCCCAGATCGAAGCACTCAAACGTTATATAAGAAGGGCAAAAGCCACACTCTTAGCGTAGCGTCACATTATTAGCATTGAAGGATTGGTAGTCCATATAGATACTATCAGAAAAGCCAGACTTCTTAGCACTTGGTGGCAAGTGACTGAGTTTTAATTCTTGGACATCTTTTGGCTGTTAGTCAGCTACACTTAACCACGTACATACCTACATGTAGAATGCATTGTGTTAGTATCTACTCAGAAATGCCCATCTCCAAATCTTACATACGGTAACCCTCGATCGGGATTATTGCAGCCATAAAATTCTAAGACTCGTGAGGCCTTGAACAATTAGGCATCAATTGATCCATCTCCTGCGGCCGCAGCTACGCCTAACCCCTCAATCTCCGTCAGATCTCACGTGGTTTCGAAGGCCACCTGAAAACAACTGAATATGTACCTCGTATTCAGTCGACTGCAGGGCGAAAGTGTCTCATCCTTCCTACATAAAAGTGTCATGTTACCACCGCCTCACCGCATCTTGGTTTACGTCATTAGCTTCCATATCTAGAATTACAATATGTGCTgatatacggagtacataaAGGCATGAAACAAAGTCCTGTCTCTTCTGTACAAGTCTCAACAATCACCTTAGAACATTCACAATAATAGCTTTGTTAACCAAAAAGCGTTCACACTGGCGGCGGTACCGTTCCAGAGCCCCAAAACCTACAAGTTTCTGTTTCTGGATCCGGAAGATTGGCGCATCTCTCGATCAGTCACCAGCCGCACGTCGTACAAGTCAACGAAGGAAGGCCCTTAGACCAAAGTAGCggtctctcttttctttttgcagtAGCGTTTCTAATGGTGATAAAGACTGGCAGTGCCGAATTAGTAGAGGATTGAGTGAGACATGTGGTTACAACAGAAATCCCTCGAGAAACTAAGACTTATAAATGGCTCATTATCCCCTCGTCGTTCCATCGTCTAactcgtcttcatctccaattcCCGTCTTCGTATCTATTACTGCTGATATTATAGGTCTTAAACGTCCTTtccatatatatatcttcCTAATTAACGTACAAAAAGCTGTCACGATGCAGCTCACCAGCCTCTTTACCGCTACTACCCTCTTCATGGCTTCCACTGCCACTTATGGTATGCTAACGATCTCCAAAATTGATTCACGAGATCATGTATTTAACTAGATATACAGTTTCCTGGGACACTGGTTATGATGATCCTTCTCGTCCCTTGGAAGATGTGTCTTGCTCTGACGGCCCCAATGGCCTCATCACCAAATACCATTGGCAAACCCAGGGTCAAATCTCCAACTTTCCCTACATTGGTGGCGCCCAAGGCATTACTTGGAACTCTCCGCAATGCGGAGCCTGTTATAAACTGGAGTATGGAGGTCGCAGTATCCATGTCTTGGCTATTGACGCCGCTTATAATGGCGGCTTTAACATCGCGCTGAAAGCCTTGAATGAGCTTACTGACGGCCATGCTATTGAGTGGGGTCATGTGGATGCTATAGTTACGCAGGTTCCTACAAAGGAGTGTGGATTGAATACCGTGGAATGAGGCATTGGAAGTTCAATAGTCTTTAGAATCACAAATGCTAGGGCTTATTATTCAGGGTGACATAGGAAATATGGAATTTCATAGTCTCATAGCTGGATAGTTGTATCTATTTACAAAATAGTCATTCAATGACTGTTGGGCCATGAGATAATAAACCTAAGATCTGTCTTAGCTATCTTGACTATTCTTGGTACATAAATCTCCCGTAGACTGGTTGGTTAGAAATTTGGACGAACAATCTAACCACAGAAGCCAGTTATCTGGATAGAGTGAGActtcaagaagaaaggaTGTCTGTTGTCTTTGAAACGGTGACTGTACGGCCCGTTGTCGCGACTATAAGTGTTGGGTCGTGACAATAACTTCATTATAGCAAGTGCGCGATTCTGGTAAGCTATTTAAAGCACATCTCTCTAAACTACCCTCTGTTCATGCTTCACGACATCCTTCGGACAAGCCTCTACCATGCCAAACTTCTGGCCAGGTTTGAAAACGTGGCTGTTGGGCCATCTTTGCCCAGGGTAGCCATGTTGACGACAATTTCCGCACCAGCCTCTGGCGTAGAGCCGACGGAATTGATTCGATCAACTGAGCAAGGTTGCCGAGGAGGATCCCAACCCGCAAAGcgtctttgctttgcttctgtCTACGATCTTTGGAGGCTTGTTCAGTGCCCACTACGAGAAGGTGGACAATGAGCTTCTCGGTCTGGAGCTGGGCTCCGCTGCGGATTTGGATGCGGTGGTCGCCCGGGCCTCCAAGTGATGAATTTCTGTTGTCTTTGAAACGATGACTTTACTCGAAGCATATGAGCATGTTATAAGATGTTATATAGCtcaaaattatatataaagagatGTTGGAAGGATATCACAATCACGTGATAACATTTGCACGGATGCATTCCATATGTTCAAAGTTGTTTGCCTTGCCATGTCTTTGTTGGTTCACTCTTCACCGACGTTCCCATGCTCGAAAATGGGGATCCAATTCTGCGGGCCATGTGGCAATACTCTCGACATCTCTTCGGCTTTAATTGTTCGGTGTGATTGTTGTGGATCCATGAACAAGAATAAGTTGATAGATCATCTTAACACTAGATCTGGATGAAATATTCACTAGTGCGCCCTAGATAACTTATTCGACGGCATTGTTACTGTTTCTTCGACTAACAATTTCCCTTCTGAGCTTCGGCAAAAACGAGAAACGACGCAGCAATTCCAGTATCCAGCACCTATAGATACTTGGGCTACGGCTGAGGAAACTTGTCGAAAGTGTGGTGCTAAAGAAGTGCGATATACGGCCCTTTAGTTGAGAAGTGCAGATGAAGGAACTAACTTGTTCTACTACTGTCCGGGATGCTCAGAGAGGTGCGTGGGATCATTTATATGCACGAATTCTCAGCGACTAGTGGGTATTGACAGAGTCGTAGATGGAACGAAGGCAACTGAGCAGCAGTCGTACAAGTACGTGGCCCGACATTCACCGAGACCGAAGACTGCATCGTGAAGGCTGGTCGGATGCTTGGCTGGAAGTTCGTGAGGCCGTACTGATGTGGTGGTCGCATGGAAATCGTTAGCTGTCGAGACTTGGATGAAGAACACATGCGAAGGGGAGGTGAGTGGTGCTGCCGAAGATCAGTGGAAGGAAGCTGTCATGCTCCTCTTGTCCATTATAGTAAAAGTCATGTGAACTCGAAATATACTGAGATCTTTCAGCTCCACATATTTCTTCTACATGCTGGATGTGTGGCTACCTATAGAAAGTAGTATCACGGTATCACAGTGGCCCTCCAGGCTCGCCCAGCAAGCGGATGCCCCATCAACTGCCGGATGATCTGGCAGTAGATATTCTCCAACGTGGTGACATCAGTAGCTAGAGCATAGAAGTCGTGAAATCTCTCTACGGGTCAACTTTGTCAGCGACCTGAATCTTGCAAATAACAGCGCATGTTATTAAAGATGATGTAGATGGAAATGGAGCTTTTCAGTCAAGTAGTAGTGTCGGCTTTGGAATTCGTCTATCACCACTAGGTATctagatacatgtatatgaGAGATGGATGCGCCGCCACCACTACTATTTGCCTCTACACTTTCGTTACTTCATCTTGATTTGAGTTCCTACCTGTCTATGCGACTATCTAAGCGGGTGTTAGGAAAAAAACCGCAAAATAAATACATGCGTCCACTGGAGCAATAAGCGCACCGGTAAAAGGCAGAAATATTGCCACTTTCTGTACGTGCTACCTGAGGTTGCGTGCTGAATGTTTGAGAACTCTCGGTTTTTTTGATATCCGCTtgtcatccttcttcttctgccagtattgttgaagaagaatatcAGAAAGGGAATTCTTGAAGGCACGTGTGCCAGGATGCTCAGCTCCCAGCACTCTTATATGTACATCAAGTGCCTGCCGGTTTatctgctcagcttctttATACCGACCTTGCGCATAAAGAATCAAGCAGAGACAATACATGCTCCTAAGTGTCTCCGGATGCTCGGCCCCCAATACTTCTACCCGTAGCTCGAATGTTTGCCGGATTATCTGCTCAGCTTCCTTGTAATGAGCTTGGTAATAAAGAGCCGTAGAGAGTCTGTACATGGTCGTAAGTGTAGTGGGGTGCTTAACACCTAGCACTTGTATAGCTAGATCAAGTAGCCGCCGGCTCATCTGCTCAGACTCCATAAACTGGTCTTGTTGCAAGAGAACAAAAGAGAGGTGGGACATATTGTCAAGTGTGGACAAATGCTCGGCCCCTAATACTTCTACCCGTAGCTCCAATGTCTGCCGGCTTATCTGCTCAGCTTCCTTATAACGACCTTGGGAATAAAGAGCTGAAGAGAGGGAATCCATACACTTCAGTGTGTCAGAATGCCTAAACCCGAGTTTTTTTATCAGTGATTCAAGGGCCTGCCGGCTTATCTGCTCAGCCTCCTTATAGTAGCCCTGTCCATCAAGAGCGCGAGAGAGAGTACACATAGTCGTAAGTGTCCCACAATGCTCAGCACCTAGCACTTCTCTTTGTAAATCAAGTGCCTGTCGGCACATCTGCGCAGCTTCTTCATAGTGTTCTCGTTTATTGAAAGCCACGGAGAGTCTCTGCATGGTACACAGTTTGCGAGGATGTTCAGTGCCCAGTACTTTATTCCGCAGCTCAAGCAGTCTCTTACCTATCTGCTCAACTTCCGCATGCTTGTTTTCAGAGGCGGCAATCAACATGCTCGTTTCCACGACCTCAAGCGTACTGGGATGTTCTTCACCTAGTACTTCAATATGCAGATCAAGCGCCTGTTGATACATTTCTTTGGCATCCCTAGACTTTCTGAGAACGTAGAGGCCGTCCGCCGCCTTTTGTAAAATGGACGACAAAAGGACTTTGTCTACCACGTGATTCTGAAACTTTAACGCCATTGTCATGTGTGGTAAATATCTTGCCCATTTATCTTTATTCGAAAATAAAGGCAAAGGGACTACTTCATTGAAGCACTGCATGACTGTTGTGATATTTGTCTGCAATTCCCCTTTATTCTCTCTTATCCAGTTTTGCATCACCAGACGGACAAGCCTGTGCATATCATATGCATCTCCACACTCTCGTTCGTTAATGAATCCGTATGCTTTCAGCATACCAATCGCGTCAAATGCATCTGATTCATCACTGGCTGGTGGGTGGAGATCTTTCGGAATGTCCTTTTCAGCAAGAAAGGACATAAATCGCAGGTAGCTCGCTGCAAGTGGATTATCTCTAGAAATGGCCTCGAATGATATCATTCAAGTTGTGGCAACTGGATTTTGAGTGGTCTCGTAGCGTGTTCGATCGTCAAAGTTTTTGCTTAACAGCCTAATTAAGGCCTCGTCGCTGGAATGACAATACTCAAGATATTGAGAAATCGCGATCCCAGTCTTTATCATGTATGCAGACGCTTGTTTAATAGCAAGCGGCAAATTGGCCAAAAACTCAAGCAAGCTCTCTAAGCTCTGCGCATCACTCATTTGCTGTGGACCTAAACCGTTCTGCAGCATATTGGTCGCTTCTGATTGACTCATCCCCGTAAGATGGACAATATTATTTTTCCGGATGTCAAGCTTTTGGCTGACTTCGACATTTCGGGTTGTGAAGAGGATGGACCCTTTGAGGTTAAAGGGGAGGTAACCCCCCAAGGATGTGACTTCGCTAGTTTCTCCGAATAGGGTCGCTTCGTCAGCGTTGTCGATGATCAGGAGCCAGTTATCAGAGCTTTGGCTTAATGCTGCTTTAACAAGTAGCTTGATGTctgtttcatcatctttatCAATTTGTATGTTCAGCTCCCGACCGATTTCATGGTAGGCATTCACGAAAGTGGTGGTATTAATAGCTGGAACCCAGAAGACATGACAATCTGGGCATCTGGCGCGGACGCGAAAGGCAGCTTCAAGGGCGATTTGGGTCTTTCCGACGCCGCCAAGTCCATTGATAACAGTCTGTTGGCAGTCATCTTTGTCTGCATTGGGAGGGATCATGTCGAGAAGTTGCTTCAGAATCGATTCACGGCCGACAAAGTCCTTGTTTCGGCCAAACGGAACGGTCCAACAAGGCGTCCTCGGTCGACCTTGGTGAGGGTAAGATGTTGGGCGGCTCTCCATGTGAGGTAGCGGACAGGCATAGTTGTTAGTGACATGGTGAAACTGTTCTATGTTCATATtttgatctccttgatgtATATTGCTGTAGTCTCCCATTGTAGACCCGGTCAAAGTGGCACTGGAAGGCTGTGATCGCCCCGTCTGTCGCATGGGGTACATGTATGCCCATTGGCTTGTTGTATCATCGTAGCCATCAGCCATGCTGGATTTTTCTTGAATAAGAATTAAGTAATGTAGCGATGTCTAGAATCGTGAGGTTATGATGACCTGAGCCCCGTTTGAGAAGATTCTGGATAATGGTATGATGTAAAAGAAGTCGTGCTTAGTAGGTAGTTAATCAAGGAAATTTGTCTCGCAGCTGGAATTAAGGCGTCTTTAAATGCTGAAGATAATTGTGACATAAATAGATTTTAGCAAGAATGAATGGGAGTTAAAAGTGAGAGTAGATGCATTCTCCCGACAGCCTGATGATACGGGGGCGGTTGTTTCTGTCTCACGACACCGAAGGTCGTCTACTGGTTGAGCGTTTACGCCGCGTTTCTTGTCCTACCTGTAGTGATCAGGTTTGCCGCTAGTACGACTGTACGACTGGGCATGATTGCTTACGAGGGGAAAGTTGTGGTTGGCGCCAGTAATGGTTCCCTCTGTGATCTTCTGTAGTACCAACATCACTCGGATTTATCAAAACAATTTCTATTATTAGCATGTAACACTTTCTTCGGTGAGCGAATACGCTTTAGTTCAGTAACCAACTCTCTTTCCTCTTGGCCCACTCATAGATTCAATCAGCATTTGCCCTGTTGGCGCCACGATATGACAGATCGTAACGTGCTCATAATTCACTGTTCGTTAGAAAGTCATTCCTACTATGCGGATGGTCAACACTGTCACCAGAACGTCACAATCGTGTGATTTTGACTTCAATATCCTATTGAAAGTCTAAAATTCTGCTCTGGGCGCCCTTCCCATAGCTTAGGAAGGACTCTCCAAATGTGCCTCGTCATGTATAAAATAACGGTTTACGAACGCCAAAGCATACGCTATCAATCCTTCATCATTGACAACCGCCGGCCGGGGCGTTGAAAAGAGCATCATATGCAAATTTACAGAGAACCTATTCACAACATATTACGTTGTAATAAACGTATTTTAACTCTCACCTCTTCAAGACTTCTCACTGCAACGCTCTGCCGCAAAATGGCTTTCCCCCAGCGTCACTTTTACACCCCCGAGACATCCTTCACTCCTCTCTTCCGCCTTCTTGATGATTTTGACAATTATTCTCGTCCGATTAATGCTCAGCAACAAGGCCGCCGCTCTGGTCTGATGCACTGGCAACCAAAATTTGACATGCGCGAGACGAACTCTGCGTATGAGCTCCATGGCGAGCTGCCCGGCACGAGCAAAGAGAATGTGAACGTTGAATTCACCGATCCTCAAAATATGCTCATTAGCGGTAAAATTGAGAGGACATACACTTCTGGCACCCCACCTGCTGGAACCCTGGAGGGAATTGCATCGAGAGGCAAGATCGCcgagggcggcgagggaCAGGCCAAGACATCTTCCCGCGAAGCAACCGCCGAGGATGCGACTGAAGATACGGCCAAGTACTGGCTCACTGAGCGTAGTATTGGCGAATTCTCACGCAACTTCAGTTTCCCTACTCGTGTCAACCAAGAAAACGTAACAGCAAGTTTTAAAGacggcatcctcaacattACTGTTCCCAAGGCTGCTAAACACGAGTCACGCCGCATTACCGTCAACTAAATGAGGTTTACTAATGGAGGAATCAATTCCGAATTATTACGGCAATTCTAATCGCATTCTTCAGTTAAAAActacaaaaaaaaaaaaaaaaaaaaaaaaaaaaaagggcaggAGTAGCTAATGAGTCTTAGTTTTTCGCTCGGGTCACAATTGTAATTACTTGAGTAGTTCATATTACCTACCTAAAAATTCTTCACCAAACAAAAATGTATCGACAATGTTTCACTTAGAAGAGTAAGCTCAAATAGAGATGACGACAATTATAACAACTAATTCGACATTCTTCGATAAGGAAATAAATAGGGGAATAATAGCAGAGAGGACTGAAGTAATCCTGAAATTATTACCAATTATTAGCCCCTGTGATAACCGCTATCCATGTGATGAGCAGCTTAAGCTATGAGCTTAATAGTACGACAATTGGTAATAATTGCGTAGAGGCGCAGAGccactcgtacgagtacagcgTTCACGCCTTTTATGTCTGCACTGTAGCCTTCTAAGCAGTTAGATTAAACTATACAGGTATATTCACTAACTGCTACTAATAGTTCTGAGGAGTTAAACTTAGTTCTGAGGAGTTAAACTTAGACTTCAGTACTGTGACACACCCGAGTCTTGTGTGGTGGCTTCCGCCATCGCATGATGTAAAGCCACATTTACGCACAAGCTTAAATGCCGAGGAAAGCATATGACAACCCATCGAGTTCACGATGGGTGTTTGAACAGTATCGCGATAATAGCCGCCGTCGAAAATGACCCCATCACTGGTTATGGCGTAGAGACTAGCATCTGATTAAGTCTCTTCTGCACGGCAATCAGACCACCGTAGTCTTAACCACTTGTCCGGGATACGCATAGATAATGATGGACGCTTCGGTGTTTGGCGAAGGAATTAAAAGGAATAATGAATCCGAAGACCATTAGAGTGGCACAAATATTGATCTATCAACTTTCACTTACTCTCGAATATTTCTCCTCGGGGTAATAGCTTTTGAAGTCTTTCATAATGTCCAAAAAGGTGGTCATAGTCGGCGGTGTTGGCGGAGGCATGTCCGCTGCCACCCGCTTGCGTCGTCTGGACGAATCAGCAACCATTACCGTGTTTGAGAAAGGACCTTACGCTGGCTACGCAAACTGCGGTATACCTTATGCTCTGGGTAAGGTgatcaaagatgatgaatctCTGATTTTGCACACACCAAAGTATTTCAAGGAATATTTCAACATCGATGTTCACCTCAACACCGAAGTTGTTGAGATTGACCGTACAAACGAGCAAGTGTGCACATGAACCGTTGGAGAGGCTGAGGTTCGACGAGTCGGCTATGACAAGCTCATCCTTTCTCAAGGCGCTGAAGCTGTGCTTCCGCAGATCGTTGGAGCGGATCAGAGCCATGTGGTCACTCTACGGACCATCTCCGATCTACAAGCTATTCGATCTATCATGGTCGAACGATGCGTGAGGGATGTTTGCATCATTGGAGGCGGATTCATCAGCCTTGAAGCGGCCGAAAAtttgagaaagatgaagttTGGAGTCTCAATTGTCGAACAATGGACCCATGTCTTGCCCTCAATAGATGCCGATATCGCGCAGTTTCTTCACACAGAACTGAAGCGCAATGGTGTGAAGTTATACCTGAATGATACTGCAAGAAGAATCGAAACTTCTCATGTCGTCTTAGCCagcaatggaagagaaatCCCTGCCGAATTGGTCATTCTAGCTGTGGGAGTAAGGGCAAGAACATCActggcaaagatggcgggTCTGGAAGTGGGAACACAAGGAGTCAAGGTTGAATCACACATGGAAACATCCGATGAAGACATCTACGCTGTAGGTGATATGGTTGAGACAAAACATATCAttcaacagcagccaaagGTAGTTGCTCTAGGGGGGCCAGCAAATCGACAAGGCCGACTCGCCGCAGATGATATAGCCGGCAGACCGGTGCACTATCGGGGCAACATTGG
The sequence above is drawn from the Trichoderma breve strain T069 chromosome 5, whole genome shotgun sequence genome and encodes:
- a CDS encoding cerato-platanin domain-containing protein, with protein sequence MQLTSLFTATTLFMASTATYVSWDTGYDDPSRPLEDVSCSDGPNGLITKYHWQTQGQISNFPYIGGAQGITWNSPQCGACYKLEYGGRSIHVLAIDAAYNGGFNIALKALNELTDGHAIEWGHVDAIVTQVPTKECGLNTVE
- a CDS encoding NB-ARC domain-containing protein, with amino-acid sequence MADGYDDTTSQWAYMYPMRQTGRSQPSSATLTGSTMGDYSNIHQGDQNMNIEQFHHVTNNYACPLPHMESRPTSYPHQGRPRTPCWTVPFGRNKDFVGRESILKQLLDMIPPNADKDDCQQTVINGLGGVGKTQIALEAAFRVRARCPDCHVFWVPAINTTTFVNAYHEIGRELNIQIDKDDETDIKLLVKAALSQSSDNWLLIIDNADEATLFGETSEVTSLGGYLPFNLKGSILFTTRNVEVSQKLDIRKNNIVHLTGMSQSEATNMLQNGLGPQQMSDAQSLESLLEFLANLPLAIKQASAYMIKTGIAISQYLEYCHSSDEALIRLLSKNFDDRTRYETTQNPVATT
- a CDS encoding hsp20/alpha crystallin family domain-containing protein yields the protein MAFPQRHFYTPETSFTPLFRLLDDFDNYSRPINAQQQGRRSGLMHWQPKFDMRETNSAYELHGELPGTSKENVNVEFTDPQNMLISGKIERTYTSGTPPAGTLEGIASRGKIAEGGEGQAKTSSREATAEDATEDTAKYWLTERSIGEFSRNFSFPTRVNQENVTASFKDGILNITVPKAAKHESRRITVN
- a CDS encoding pyridine nucleotide-disulfide oxidoreductase domain-containing protein; translation: MSKKVVIVGGVGGGMSAATRLRRLDESATITVFEKGPYAGYANCGIPYALGKVIKDDESLILHTPKYFKEYFNIDVHLNTEVVEIDRTNEQLILSQGAEAVLPQIVGADQSHVVTLRTISDLQAIRSIMVERCVRDVCIIGGGFISLEAAENLRKMKFGVSIVEQWTHVLPSIDADIAQFLHTELKRNGVKLYLNDTARRIETSHVVLASNGREIPAELVILAVGVRARTSLAKMAGLEVGTQGVKVESHMETSDEDIYAVGDMVETKHIIQQQPKVVALGGPANRQGRLAADDIAGRPVHYRGNIGTIICQVFDLTVGLAGLSVSALRDLGQEPLWVTVHPPHHARYYPNAHPITIKTALEKGTGRILGVQAVGMTGVDKRIDVLATAMQARMTVFDLEHLELSYAPPYGSAKDPVNMVGFVGSNLLRGDYQIVHAEDINIKNLHAWQVVDVRSPEEFANGHLPGAINLPIATLRNQKLELDQSMPVLVYCYVGYRGYLAFRILSQRGFSVVNLDGGLKTVVEGGTRL